CAAACTCAATGGGAGAAGACACCATCTCCTTGAGTGACAAGTATGTCCGCGATGCTCTTGACATCGACAACATCATGAAAATGAGGCGCAGGTTTACCATCCGGACATGGCCGACCTTCAAACGGTTCTTGATGGCATCCTACGTCCGAGGCCAAAGGCCAAAACAGGGAAATGTTGTACAGGAGTTATCTGAAGACGTTCAACAACAACCGTCATTGACCTTCAGGAAGAGATTTCAGTATTTATTGACGTGTGATAGGAGTGCACCTTCAGCTCTGCTCTCTCTGGGCACCCAGGACCTTGGAGACAAGGAGGCTGAAGCGGAGTCAATGGGGACACAAAGCAGGGGACAACAGTGTACATCTGACGTCCAGGAAGTTGAGCTTCTGGAAGAGGTGGCTGAGGTTAGAGGACAATGtacagagagagtgacagtgaGTGCCGAAGTGAGCGCCCTGCAGACTTGATCAAGGATGTGTCCGACCAGGATGGCCTTGGGGTAGGGGACGAAAGCTGCGAGAGTCGCCTCCCTACGGAGGACCACCAGTACCTGTTGTTGTGTGGAGAGAGGCTGCTAGTGCAGACGGCTCGCTTGTTGGTCCAGGCAGCCATGAGCGCTGCCATGGATCAGCTCTCAATGGAACAGGGAGGCACTCCCACCACTATCCACAGGGAGGTGCAAGGGTGTCGAGATCACGCTTGACACTCCTTCTGGTGTGTCGTTGTAGCAGATGTactgtcgtggtcaaaagttttgagaatgacacaagtattggtcttcacaaagttcgctgcttcagtgttatgagatattttggtcaaatgttactatggtatactgaagtataattaaaagcattccataagtgtcaaaggcttttattgacaattacgttacgtttatgcaaagagtcaatatttgcagtgttgatccttctttttcaagacctctgcaatctgccctggcatgctgtcaattaacttctgggccacatcctgactgatgacagcccattcttgcgtaatcaatgcttggagtttgtcagaatttgtgggtttttgtttgtccacccgcctcttgaggatcgaccacaagttctcaatgggattaaggtctagggagtttcctggccatggacccaaaatatttcgatgttttgttccccgagccacttagttatcacttttgcctcatggcaaggtgctccatcatgctggaaaaggcattggtcgtcaccaaactgttcttggctggttgggagaagttgttctcggaggatgtgttggtaccattctttattcatggctgtattCTTAGacaaaaatgtgagtgagcccactccctaggctgagaagcaaccccacacatgaatggtttcaggatgctttactgttggcatgacacaggactgatagtagcgctcaccttgtcttctccggacaagcttttttccggatgccccaaacaatcggaaaggggattcatcagagaaaatgactttaccccagtcctcagcagttcaatccctgtaccttttgcagaatatcagtctgtccctgatgattttcctggagagaagtggcttctttgctgcccttctggacaccaggccatcctccaaaagtatttgcctcactgtgcgtgcagatgcactcacacctgcctgctgccattcctgagcaagctctgcactggtggtgccccgatcccgcagctgaatcaactttaggagacggtcctggcgcttgctggactttcttgggcgccctgacgccttcttcacaacaattgaacctctatccttgaagttcttgatgatccgataaatggttgatttaggtgcaatcttactagcagcaatatccttgcctgtgaagcccgtTTTGTGCAAAGAAAttatgacggcacgtgtttccttgcaagtaaccatggttaacagaggaagaacaatgatttcaagcaccacccactttttaaagcttccagtctgttattctaactcaatcagcatgacagagtgatctccagctatgtcctcgtcaacactctcacctgtgttaacgagagaatcactgacatgatggcagctggtccttttgtggcagggctgaaatgcagtggaaatgtttttttgggattaagttcattttcttgGCAAAaattcatttgatcactcttcatgatattctggagtatatgcaaattgacatcatcaaaactgaggcagcagactttgtgaaaattagcatttgtgtcattcacaaaacttttgaccacgactgtacaggccCCATTTGGTTGGATCAGCAGGGTCTTTTTCATTATGgcataaataatatatattttgtaaacattttgcaatagaaaatgaaaatgagcatttcttattggaccagTTTCTGTTTCAATCAGTTTTCTTTCATATGGTGTCTAATGAACACGACTCAGGCTTATTGAGAAAAGATACCAATTGTTTTGACAAGTATACATCTGTAAACCACTTTAAAAAAAAGTTGTTTACGACTTGTTGTTAACAGACCAAACTGCTGCTGTCATCTAAAATGCCAGAGAACCGTATTGACACAATTTTTTACAATCTATTTTCTAATATTATACAATAGGTTGCATTCAATTTTAACAATAACTATCACAAACGTTTTAACTGTTccagtgtgtctttgtgtgttttgAGAATGGTGGATCTTATACTTCAATTACAGTTTATCTATATATCGGAATAAGCTATAGTTCTTTAATTAATCAAACAGTTGATGATGTATTTAAGATGTTGATTATTTCACATGATGAAGGTGTTAAGCTCTCACTGAGTAGTCTTGCCCTCTGGTTGCTGTTTAATACATGTTTAAGCATAAATAGCAGAGTTAAAAAGCTTCCTCTCTTATGTGTACAGAGATTATACAACGCTTACACCTGTAACTTGTCATAAGAAAATATGAAGTACCCCAGTCCAAATAGAACTCTGTGCTGTCGTTCTTCTGTGTGAATGTTTACAATGTCATTCTACCATGGGAAAATAATGATAACACACTATTTGACACCTTGTGTGTCAGGAAAAATACACCAAAGTCCCCAGATGACTATTTGCTGCCATTCTGTCATCATTGCTTGTCCTCCTGGACTTCAGAGGAGATGTTACAGTAATTGGAAACAACACCAGCAAACATCTGTCTTCGTCAGCACAACATTTAATACATGGAGGCTTGCTGGTCTTTGTAATCGGATTTGGTTTCCCAAAGGCCTCTTTTAGAGGTGGGGTACTGTGAGGCAAACAGCATTGCATGGTATCATCTGCCTGAATTGTTTTTCATTTACATAATTAGAAGTGGACACCAGGACAATGTGTTATCCAATTATATGAGTCAACTCTCTGATTTGACAAGGAGCAGTGTGTGTGATCACCCCCTTGAAATCTGGTTATGGAGTAAATCACATCAGAGGAGTGAAGGGTGTTGACAGGCTTTTTACATTCCAAAAATATAATGTATTGGGTGAGAATTAATTCAGTTGTGAGGAGGACAATTGGCTATTCTAATTGAGTTATGTGAGTTATATCTGGTTGATTTGTTGTTTTATGTTACAGTATCCCATTCAAGCCCCCTTGTAAAataacattaaatacattttaggaAAATAACAGTTTGACAGAGTTTAGTATTATTAAATGTATATAAAGTGCTGGTAGATATTTATTTATCAATATAACTATATTTTTCATTAAATGATCAAACAGACATGCAAAATCTCACTCCCGGTCTACCAATTTTTTGCTTCACCatgtgaaaatgatcttccccagtGAAGTCTGCAGTGTTTGGTTTCTGTAGCAATAAAAATATCTTACGTTTAACTATAACCTACAAATCATCAAGCAACTGGCAGTTTTTACCATTCCAGCTCTGTTTCTTAGTTGATCAGTTTCTCTGTTAAATTAGGAGCAAAAATAGTTTGCCATTTGTTTGGGAGGGACTCTGAGAATGATTGTCCTTACAGCCTCAGCCTCTTACTTTATGTAACAAtatatttttagacattttgttaTTATCATCAATAAAACTGGACAGTTAGATGGGTTCCAGCACTAGCTGTCCTAGATTGAATTGGAATGTATATAACCTACTGCTTGAGAGGTGTGCTGTCTCAGTCAGAAGCCATCTGTCAGTTTTAATATTTGATTGTTGAGCTCCAGAGAGGGATGCATAAAACATTCTGTATAGCCGTTCCATTACCCTGCTTCACTCAAAGGACCATGATCGCATCCCAAATCGCCACCCTTATTCAGAAGTGTGTACTTGCACACTCCCAATCATGGATTTATAAGCATAGGATTGGCGTAAGCATTGACTGGAGGGAGTTTCCACCTTTGTTAAATCCATGTCAGATATTTTGCAAGTGCACACTTCTGGAAAAAGGTGGAGAAATGGGACTCAACCCATCAAGCacagtgtagaggagaggagtgatgGTACCTTTTGGGGATGAGTCCTTCAGCTCTTAAGTGGCCTCTGGTGGTAACAGATTGTTACTACAAGAACAGGGAACAAAAAaccctggtcctagatctgtttgtgctcttgtctACTCCATTGTAGTCCTTGTCTATCcatttggcatgacaatgagtgacaaggagtttgCATTATATATAAATAAAGACTGGCACTCAGGTTTGTGGAAACCGATGATTCTTATCAATGAGAAGAGTTACACTGGACAATctctttaaaaaaattaaaaaaatgggAAAGGTGACAGATTTACAAAACATTAAACCACATTCATGTTTAAAGTGTATGACAAAGTGGAAACACCATAGAAgtgtagccaattcaaacacacCAGAAGTCACACACATACCAACAGTACAAAAATGAAACACCCAAAATGGCAAATCTGATCACCAACTTCGATAGACAGTATAAACCTATCACAGTACATGCAGACTCCTGGTTTGACATTACCAGATCCATTCTTCTACACATTCTGATAGCCATTACCACATATCCATCAAAGGTGAAACTATAATCTCACTATCATAAAGCTGTAGAGCACTAACGAAGTTCAGAACATCTCTTTTAGTCACTTCTACTCATGTTAGCCTGTTATGAGCTAATATAAGTCCTTCCTCTTAGTGCTAAAAATATTCCTAGTGCTGAAAATATTCCTAGTCAAGGCCGCAGTCGGTCTTCAATGAGGTCTAGAGGGCCGCAATGAAAATTTGATATATTTCCTCACTGTCAAAATTAGCAAAAAATCTTCCTCTATCCATCGTTTGGGGAATTTtagatgctccctgactgtctagctttcatttcggtgattattagcgaaatggacacagtcaagaaactgtatgaatgtaggtccattatcatttctacagtttcgatttggtttcAGTTGATTTagaatcagttttgccttttcgatgaatgaatgaataagaCGGGAAAAACTCAATGAATAAGACAGGGGGGCACCTGATTCTATATCACCTCTCCTGTGACACTTGAAACATACAGCCCCAGGTTTTCCAGCTTGAAAGGTTTTGGGATGACACTTGTGACTTTGTCTCCTTTTGCATACTTGTCCACTTAAGTAGGTAGTACAGTCTTCCTGAATCCTCTGAATTCAAGCTAATTCTCTAGTTTGTTTTGCTAGTTTGTCAGGAGGTAATAAAGAAAACAATAAAACACCAAGGCACTGCTCACGGTTTTGGGGGGGTACTGCAACATTTTGGTCTTAAGAAGTCGTCCCTTGCAAATTCCTGTAACCCTGACAATCCATAACAACATTACATAGGCTCCATTTCAACAGCTACTTATTCGGAAAGTGCACGTTTTCAGAAAGAAATGCAGATACATAGTATTTGCTAATTTCCAATCAATATCAGCTGGTAACATatgacaacagagagagaacacatttaTCATGTAAAAACAATGTTCTATTCAGACATTCACTGAATAAAATAAGATACGGTTTACACTGGAATCACATCACAGGGTTTTATCTAACCAACAGAGAGATGACGGTATTGACAAAAGACAGGATATAACCGGAGAAGTGGAAGGATAATGACAAAAGGTAAGGAATCCGTGCAACTGaaacagggtcatgttcagtaggaaTCAAACTGAAGAAAACAAACTGAAACAGGAGGTATTATCTGGAATTAAGAATAAGAAACAATATTTGGGACttcatgtatttattttatttctacAGTTTGTTTGCACTTTCATTCCACAGTGACGGCATCCACGCTCTCTGGTGAAATCTCAGAGTCTAGCGAATAGCAGGAGCTGCCATTGTCCTGAGCTTCCCTGTTGGCCTCCTCCGTCAACATTACTGTGGTGCTTGCCGCCACCCCAACGCCACCACCGCCGCCCTCCGGTGGCCCCTCGCAGAAGTGTCCAGAGGCATGGATGAGCTGGCTGCAGAGGCGGCTGTAGCGGTGGTAGCGTGACGGCTTGCCCGTGTGCGTGTACATGTGCTCCTGCAGCTGGCTCTTCTGGGCGAAGCGCAGGCTACACACAGCGCAGGTGATCTTGCGCTTTCGTGCGTGACTGGTAgtggagatggtggtggtggggggtggaCTGGTGCCACTGGCTAGACCACCCCTGCTCTGCCTTAGCCCAGCAGCTAGCTCGTCAGCTAGGGCCTGGCTCTGCCTCAGGGCCTCCTCCAGCTGATCCTGGGGGGCCCCACATTGCTGCTGATTCTCAGGGCCCTCCAGGTCCCCTACCCCGCCCTGGGAGAGGCCCTCCATTAGTCCACTGGGGTCCAGGGTGCAGGCGGCGTGGCTGAACAGGTGCTTGCGGAGCCCCTCGGGGGAGGGACAGCGCTCGCCGCAGCGGGGACACAGCAGCGACAGGGGGCCATCCTTGAACAGGAGGCTCTGGCAGGGGCTGCCGCCCTGGGCCGAAGGAGACATTGGGGACCCTCCCCTTCCCAGCGCCTGTtggccctcccctccctccccttccccctcctctaccctctcctgcTTGATGCGCGTTGAGATGTCTGAGTCGTCGCCGGAAGCCACTGAGGAGACGCCACGGAGGAGACCAGAGAAGGGCTGACGGTCCGAGGAGGGGACGCCCTCCAACCCCACGGTCATCGAGAACTGTGCAGCGTGGGAGCGGCCCGCCCGGGTGGACGAACGCCCGTCCTCCGGGCTGCCTCCTCCTCCGGTCCCTGCACTACCTTTAGGGCCCCCAGTACCCTCTTTGTTGGCCAACTGGGACGAAATCTGAATACCATACAGGTTGGACATACGGACCAGGTCGGTGGCATCAGGGGACCCCTCGTCGGGGATACGGCACAGCTGGTAGGCATGCAGGAACTTGATGCCCTCCTGCAGGCGGCCCTGGTCCACTGGCTGCTTGGGGCCCATGCCCGTGTACATGATGTGGAGCA
This window of the Coregonus clupeaformis isolate EN_2021a chromosome 33, ASM2061545v1, whole genome shotgun sequence genome carries:
- the LOC121549133 gene encoding zinc finger and BTB domain-containing protein 25-like; its protein translation is MDVSSHSLFLLQQLNIQREFGFLCDCTVAIGNVYFKAHRAILAAFSNYFKMIFIHQSSECIKIQPTDIQPDVFSYLLHIMYTGMGPKQPVDQGRLQEGIKFLHAYQLCRIPDEGSPDATDLVRMSNLYGIQISSQLANKEGTGGPKGSAGTGGGGSPEDGRSSTRAGRSHAAQFSMTVGLEGVPSSDRQPFSGLLRGVSSVASGDDSDISTRIKQERVEEGEGEGGEGQQALGRGGSPMSPSAQGGSPCQSLLFKDGPLSLLCPRCGERCPSPEGLRKHLFSHAACTLDPSGLMEGLSQGGVGDLEGPENQQQCGAPQDQLEEALRQSQALADELAAGLRQSRGGLASGTSPPPTTTISTTSHARKRKITCAVCSLRFAQKSQLQEHMYTHTGKPSRYHRYSRLCSQLIHASGHFCEGPPEGGGGGVGVAASTTVMLTEEANREAQDNGSSCYSLDSEISPESVDAVTVE